CTGACACTAGTCGGATCGTCAGGTCTGCTAGTGGATCGGTTTTGTTATTGATGAAAACTGGGTAGCACGTCCAAGACCACCGGGTCGACGGGTTGTCCCGTCTACGTGAATCGGCCTGAGTTTTGTGGAGACTACGGGCAAAAGCCTTACTGGGCTTTTCGTGCGGTGTTGATGTCCTCGTAGTCCTGCTCGTATTCGATCGGGGGAACGTCACCGATCGACGAGTGCAGACGCTGGTGATTATACCAATAGATCCAGGATGCCGTTTCCGTTTCGATCTCCCGGGCATCCCTCCATGTGCGTGCGGGGTCGAGGTCGATGAGCTCAGTTTTGTACAGTCCGATCGTCGACTCCATCATCGCGTTGTCCAAGGCATCACCGACCGAGCCGATCGAGCCCTGGAGTCCGGCGTCTGCCAGCGCGTCGGTAAACGCCAGCGACGTGTACTGGACCCCAGCGTCCGAATGGTGAACGATGCCGGTGGCGGTGAAATCCATGCGGGTGCGTTTGCGGCTGAACAACGCGTGTTCCAGGGCCATGAGCACCATCCTGGTGTCCATGACGGTGGTGACCACCCAGCCGAGGACCTGCCGCGAGTAGGCGTCGACGATGAAGGCGACGTAACAAAAGCCCTCCCTGGTCCAGGCGTAGGTGAAGTCCGCGATCCACCACTGATCCGGATGCCAGGGGTAGGTCCACCGACGGTCCACCAGGTCTGGGTGCCGGCGGTGCGCAGGATTGGCCACGGTCGTCTTCTTGCGGTGCATCCCGCGGGACACACCACGAATACCGGTGATCTTCATCAGTCGTTCCACCTGGTCACGACCAATAAGCATGCCGTCACGGATGGCTGCTTTCCAGAGCTTGCGCCGGCCATAGACCTTGCGGTTGTCCTCCCACAATCGGTAGATGCGGTGGGCGGCGTAGGCCTCATCCAACTCGGCGTCGGTGGGGCCGAAGCCGCGGGACTGGTGGGCGTAAAAGGTGCTCGGGGCAATCGCGATGCCGTGGGCAGTCAAGGTCTCGCAG
The Corynebacterium breve genome window above contains:
- a CDS encoding IS3 family transposase (programmed frameshift), giving the protein MARPSKYDTATQQRAVRMYFERLEDGDISKAAARREIGELLGVKESTLRNWVRKQEQQEQAPQPGSLSYEQLQAAYEEQAKEVAKLRRANDILKTASGFFRPGGARPQTSVVVDFIRTYRNRFGVESICETLTAHGIAIAPSTFYAHQSRGFGPTDAELDEAYAAHRIYRLWEDNRKVYGRRKLWKAAIRDGMLIGRDQVERLMKITGIRGVSRGMHRKKTTVANPAHRRHPDLVDRRWTYPWHPDQWWIADFTYAWTREGFCYVAFIVDAYSRQVLGWVVTTVMDTRMVLMALEHALFSRKRTRMDFTATGIVHHSDAGVQYTSLAFTDALADAGLQGSIGSVGDALDNAMMESTIGLYKTELIDLDPARTWRDAREIETETASWIYWYNHQRLHSSIGDVPPIEYEQDYEDINTARKAQ